A portion of the Macaca mulatta isolate MMU2019108-1 chromosome 2, T2T-MMU8v2.0, whole genome shotgun sequence genome contains these proteins:
- the LOC720677 gene encoding tubulin beta-8 chain gives MREIVLTQAGQCGNQIGAKFWEVISDEHAIDSAGTYHGDSRLQLERIDVYYNEAFGGRYVPRAVLVDLEPGTLDSVRSGPFGQIFRPDNFIFGQSGAGNNWARGHYTEGAELMESVMDVVRKEAESCDCLQGFQLTHSLGGGTGSGMGTLLLSKIREEYPDRIINTFSILPSPRVSDTVVEPYNATLSVHQLIENADETFCIDNEALYDICSRTLKLPTPTYGDLNHLVSATMSGVTTCLRFPGQLNADLRKLAVNMVPFPRLHFFMPGFAPLTSRGSQQYRALTVAELTQQMFDARNMMAACDPRHGRYLTAAAIFRGRMPMREVDEQMFNIQNKNSSYFADWLPHNVKTAVCDIPPRGLKMSATFIGNNTAIQELFKRVSEQFTAMFRRKAFLHWYTGEGMDEMEFTEAESNMNDLVSEYQQYQDATAEEEEFEEYAEEEEEEA, from the exons ATGAGGGAGATCGTGCTCACGCAGGCCGGGCAGTGCGGAAACCAGATCGGCGCCAAG TTCTGGGAGGTGATCTCTGATGAACACGCCATCGACTCCGCGGGCACCTACCACGGGGACAGCCGCCTGCAGCTGGAGCGCATCGACGTGTACTACAACGAGGCCTTCG GTGGCAGGTACGTGCCCCGCGCTGTGCTGGTGGATCTGGAGCCGGGCACCCTGGACTCTGTGCGCTCGGGGCCCTTCGGGCAGATCTTCAGGCCAGACAACTTCATCTTCG GTCAGAGTGGGGCCGGAAACAACTGGGCCAGGGGACACTACACAGAAGGCGCGGAGCTGATGGAGTCAGTGATGGACGTTGTCAGAAAGGAGGCTGAGAGCTGTGACTGCCTGCAGGGTTTCCAGCTGACCCACTCCCTGGGTGGGGGGACGGGGTCTGGGATGGGTACCCTTCTGCTCAGTAAGATCCGGGAGGAGTACCCAGACAGGATCATAAACACATTCAGCATCCTGCCCTCGCCCAGGGTGTCAGACACGGTGGTGGAGCCCTACAACGCCACCCTCTCCGTCCACCAGCTCATAGAAAATGCAGACGAGACCTTCTGTATAGACAACGAAGCGTTATACGACATCTGTTCCAGGACCCTGAAACTGCCCACGCCCACCTATGGTGACCTGAACCACCTGGTGTCTGCCACCATGAGCGGGGTCACCACGTGCCTGCGCTTCCCAGGCCAGCTGAATGCTGACCTGCGGAAGCTGGCCGTGAACATGGTCCCGTTTCCTCGGCTGCATTTCTTCATGCCCGGCTTTGCCCCACTGACCAGCCGGGGCAGCCAGCAGTACCGGGCCCTGACGGTGGCTGAGCTTACGCAGCAGATGTTTGATGCTAGGAATATGATGGCAGCTTGTGACCCCCGTCATGGCCGCTATCTAACGGCGGCTGCCATTTTCAGGGGTCGCATGCCCATGAGGGAGGTGGATGAACAAATGTTCAACATTCAAAATAAGAACAGCAGCTACTTCGCTGACTGGCTCCCCCACAATGTCAAAACAGCCGTCTGTGACATCCCGCCCCGGGGGCTAAAAATGTCAGCCACCTTCATTGGGAACAACACGGCCATCCAGGAGCTCTTCAAGCGTGTCTCAGAGCAGTTTACAGCAATGTTCCGGCGCAAGGCCTTCCTCCATTGGTATACGGGCGAGGGGATGGATGAGATGGAATTTACGGAGGCGGAGAGCAACATGAACGACCTGGTTTCTGAGTATCAACAGTATCAGGATGCCACAGCTGAGGAGGAGGAGTTTGAGGAAtatgctgaggaggaggaggaggaggcctaG